The following coding sequences are from one Nicotiana tomentosiformis chromosome 3, ASM39032v3, whole genome shotgun sequence window:
- the LOC138908138 gene encoding uncharacterized protein — protein sequence MFGQVPKILSDPFMVSTLVRESIIARRVYRGCTVIVSSLRTLADLVEREMMDFDAIMGMDWLAACYATIDCQAKAARFHFPDEPVLEWIGNTVTPRGRFISYLKARKMIAKGCIYHIVRVRDADAEIPTLQSIPVVKEYADVFLDELPGFPPEREIDFSIDLLPGTQPISIPLYRMTHAELKELKEQLKDLLEKGKANIVADALSR from the exons aTGTTTGGTCAAGTTCctaaaatactaagtgatccttttatGGTATCTACACTGGTtagagaatcgattattgctagacgggtttaccgaggttgtacggtgatagTTTCTAGTCTTCGAACCTTAGCCGACTTAGTTGAGcgagagatgatggattttgatgctatcatgggcatggactggttggcagcttgctatgccacaattGATTGCCAAGCAAAGGCAGCAAGATTTCATTTTCCGgatgagccagtccttgaatggatAGGTAATACAgtgacacccagaggtaggtttatttcctatctgaaggcgaggaaaatgatcgcaaaagggtgcatttatcatattgtgcgagttagagatgcagatgctgagatacctacacttcagtctattccagtagtcaaaGAGTACGCAGATGTGTTTTTAGATGAGCTTCCAGGttttcctccagagcgagagattgattttagcatcgatttgcttccggggactcaaccaatatccatacCTCTGTATAGAATGACAcatgccgaattgaaggagttaaaggagcagttaaaagatttgctggagaaag ggaaagctaatattgtagcagatgccttaagtcgctga